In one window of Nocardiopsis aegyptia DNA:
- the lpdA gene encoding dihydrolipoyl dehydrogenase has translation MGQQHFDLVVLGAGPGGYVAAIRASQLGLRTAVIEEKYWGGVCLNVGCIPSKALLRNAELAHLFSHDADYFGIKVDGKVEFDYGKAHSRSREVAEGRVKGVHFLMKKNKITEIHGRGTFTDDRTIEVKGEDGATETVTFDHAVLATGSSTKLLPGTTLSERVVTYEEQILSDTLPESIIIAGAGAIGVEFAYVLANYGVDVTVVEFLDRLVPLEDEEVSKELGKAYKKLGVKVMTSTRVEAVEDTGRNVRVTVKGGDGKEQTLEADKLLQAIGFAPNVEGFGLDRTGVRLTERGAVEIDSRGRTSVPHIFAIGDVTAKLMLAHTAEAMGIVAVETIADAETQEIDYRFIPRATYCQPQIASFGYSETEAREAGYDVQVAKFPFMANGKSHGIGDTRGFVKIISDGKYGEFLGAHMIGPDVTELLPELTLAQQWDLTVHEVARNIHAHPTLSEAVKEAVHGLAGHMINL, from the coding sequence ATGGGACAACAACACTTCGATCTCGTCGTCCTCGGCGCTGGTCCGGGCGGCTACGTGGCCGCGATCCGAGCGTCCCAGCTCGGCCTCAGGACGGCCGTCATCGAGGAGAAGTACTGGGGCGGGGTCTGCCTCAACGTGGGCTGCATCCCCTCCAAGGCGCTGCTGCGCAACGCCGAGCTCGCCCACCTGTTCTCCCATGACGCCGACTACTTCGGCATCAAGGTCGACGGCAAGGTGGAGTTCGACTACGGCAAGGCCCACAGCCGCAGCCGCGAGGTGGCCGAGGGCCGCGTCAAGGGCGTCCACTTCCTGATGAAGAAGAACAAGATCACCGAGATCCACGGGCGCGGTACCTTCACCGACGACCGCACGATCGAGGTCAAGGGCGAGGACGGCGCCACCGAGACCGTCACCTTCGACCACGCGGTGCTCGCGACCGGCTCCTCCACCAAGCTGCTGCCGGGCACCACGCTGTCCGAGCGCGTCGTCACCTACGAGGAGCAGATCCTCAGCGACACCCTGCCGGAGAGCATCATCATCGCCGGCGCCGGGGCGATCGGTGTCGAGTTCGCCTACGTCCTGGCCAACTACGGCGTCGACGTCACCGTCGTGGAGTTCCTCGACCGCCTCGTCCCGTTGGAGGACGAGGAGGTCTCCAAGGAGCTGGGCAAGGCGTACAAGAAGCTCGGCGTCAAGGTCATGACCTCCACCCGGGTCGAGGCCGTCGAGGACACCGGCCGGAACGTCCGCGTCACCGTCAAGGGCGGCGACGGCAAGGAGCAGACGCTGGAGGCCGACAAGCTGCTCCAGGCGATCGGCTTCGCGCCCAACGTCGAGGGCTTCGGCCTGGACCGGACCGGTGTCCGGCTCACCGAGCGCGGTGCCGTCGAGATCGACTCCCGCGGCCGCACCAGCGTCCCGCACATCTTCGCCATCGGCGACGTCACCGCCAAGCTGATGCTCGCGCACACCGCCGAGGCCATGGGCATCGTCGCCGTGGAGACCATCGCGGACGCCGAGACGCAGGAGATCGACTACCGGTTCATTCCGCGCGCCACGTACTGCCAGCCGCAGATCGCCAGCTTCGGCTACTCCGAGACCGAGGCCCGCGAGGCCGGGTACGACGTCCAGGTCGCCAAGTTCCCGTTCATGGCCAACGGCAAGTCGCACGGCATCGGCGACACCCGCGGGTTCGTCAAGATCATCTCCGACGGCAAGTACGGCGAGTTCCTGGGCGCCCACATGATCGGCCCGGACGTCACCGAGCTCCTGCCGGAGCTGACCCTGGCCCAGCAGTGGGACCTGACCGTCCACGAGGTGGCGCGCAACATCCACGCCCACCCCACGCTCAGCGAGGCGGTCAAGGAGGCCGTCCACGGTCTGGCCGGGCACATGATCAACCTGTAG
- a CDS encoding DedA family protein, translating into MTTQPHSTSTGPGDTDGAAPEAAEASGAAPDADGPLTPEEERRREKERKEEEARAALRAIKPWEGKATRQDKALLAAFIVIPAFFLALTPLKPLLIADHPVGLAVVTGSNAAIGAASAFARIGEIPLWLVLVAGVFGKIKVDWLFWWLGRRWGRGIVNLITPSERARRLADRVREANPWWIRFAVLVSYVPGVPAALFLVVAGWTGMRLRTFMLLDACGALLMTGVVAAAGYASGQAGVDIILTVDRYALWITLALIFAMAFAPVIRQNLRAKADERARAKNAENPAEDAEPEAASPEDGTPDANGAADATNPNEVKAAAGDAS; encoded by the coding sequence ATGACGACGCAGCCGCACAGCACGAGCACCGGCCCCGGCGACACGGACGGGGCCGCCCCGGAGGCCGCCGAGGCGTCCGGCGCCGCTCCGGACGCCGACGGACCGCTCACCCCCGAGGAGGAGCGGCGCCGGGAGAAGGAGCGCAAGGAGGAAGAGGCCAGGGCGGCCCTGCGCGCGATCAAGCCGTGGGAGGGCAAGGCCACCCGCCAGGACAAGGCGCTCCTGGCGGCGTTCATCGTGATCCCCGCGTTCTTCCTGGCGCTCACCCCGCTCAAACCCCTGCTCATCGCCGACCACCCGGTCGGCCTCGCCGTGGTGACCGGCAGCAACGCCGCCATCGGCGCCGCGTCGGCCTTCGCGCGGATCGGTGAGATCCCGCTGTGGCTCGTCCTGGTCGCCGGCGTCTTCGGCAAGATCAAGGTCGACTGGCTCTTCTGGTGGCTCGGGCGCCGCTGGGGGCGCGGCATCGTCAACCTCATCACGCCGAGCGAGCGCGCCCGGCGCCTCGCGGACCGGGTCCGCGAGGCGAACCCGTGGTGGATCCGGTTCGCCGTCCTGGTCTCCTACGTGCCCGGCGTCCCCGCGGCCCTCTTCCTCGTCGTCGCCGGCTGGACCGGCATGCGGCTGCGGACGTTCATGCTCCTGGACGCGTGCGGCGCCCTGCTGATGACCGGTGTCGTCGCCGCCGCGGGCTACGCCTCCGGGCAGGCCGGGGTGGACATCATCCTCACGGTCGACCGCTACGCCCTCTGGATCACCCTCGCCCTCATCTTCGCCATGGCGTTCGCGCCGGTCATCCGCCAGAACCTGCGCGCCAAGGCCGACGAGCGGGCCCGCGCGAAGAACGCGGAGAACCCGGCGGAGGACGCGGAGCCGGAGGCGGCGAGCCCGGAGGACGGGACGCCGGACGCGAACGGCGCGGCGGACGCCACGAACCCGAACGAGGTGAAGGCAGCCGCCGGGGACGCGTCCTGA
- a CDS encoding winged helix DNA-binding domain-containing protein has translation MATTEPVLTPRALNRATLDRQLLLRRVDRPVADVVSHLVGLQAQTTHTWYVGLQNRIASLSPHEVGRRLTEGALVRVSLMRSTLHLVTPEDCRSLRATVQTAMDRDLAHSSHGRTTRDVDLDAVVAAGRAHLEKQPLTPKELGALLAEEWPDVPGVDLAYVVRNRLPVVQVPPRGVWGASGPPALAPADTWTGLAMDAPADPDTLVLRYLAAFGPASVKDVQAWSGLTRLREVVDRLRDRLVVLRTEDGAELFDLPDAPRPDPDTPAPVRFLYDFDNLLRGHADRGRVISAEDLKRITSRNGMPPSTVLVDGRVRAAWKVVGRGSDTAVEVVPFAPITGRDADEVTAEGLRLLDFLAPDAEGREVRFVSGP, from the coding sequence ATGGCCACGACCGAACCCGTGTTGACGCCGCGGGCGCTCAACCGCGCGACCCTCGACCGCCAACTGCTCCTGCGCCGCGTCGACCGCCCCGTCGCCGACGTGGTGAGCCACCTCGTCGGCCTCCAGGCGCAGACGACCCACACCTGGTACGTCGGCCTGCAGAACCGCATCGCGTCACTCTCCCCCCACGAGGTCGGCCGCCGGCTGACCGAGGGCGCGCTGGTCCGCGTCTCGCTGATGCGCTCCACCCTCCACCTGGTCACCCCCGAGGACTGCCGCTCCCTGCGCGCGACCGTGCAGACCGCCATGGACCGCGACCTCGCGCACAGCAGCCACGGCAGGACGACACGGGACGTGGACCTCGACGCCGTCGTCGCGGCCGGGCGCGCGCACCTGGAGAAACAGCCACTCACGCCCAAGGAGCTGGGCGCGCTGCTGGCCGAGGAGTGGCCGGACGTCCCCGGAGTGGACCTCGCCTACGTCGTGCGCAACCGGCTGCCCGTCGTGCAGGTGCCCCCGCGCGGGGTGTGGGGCGCCTCCGGTCCGCCCGCGCTGGCGCCGGCCGACACCTGGACCGGGCTGGCCATGGACGCCCCGGCCGACCCGGACACCCTCGTCCTGCGCTACCTGGCCGCGTTCGGCCCGGCCAGTGTCAAGGACGTCCAGGCGTGGTCCGGGCTGACCCGGCTGCGCGAGGTCGTGGACCGGCTGCGCGACCGGCTCGTCGTCCTGCGCACGGAGGACGGCGCCGAACTCTTCGACCTGCCCGACGCTCCCCGTCCCGATCCCGACACCCCGGCGCCCGTCCGCTTCCTCTACGACTTCGACAACCTGCTGCGCGGCCACGCCGACCGCGGCCGCGTCATCTCCGCCGAGGATCTCAAGCGCATCACGTCCCGCAACGGAATGCCTCCCTCGACCGTCCTGGTGGACGGGCGGGTCCGCGCCGCGTGGAAGGTCGTCGGCCGGGGATCGGACACGGCCGTCGAGGTCGTCCCGTTCGCCCCGATCACCGGGAGGGACGCCGATGAGGTGACGGCCGAAGGACTGCGGCTGCTGGACTTCCTGGCACCGGACGCCGAGGGGCGTGAGGTCCGCTTCGTGTCCGGTCCCTGA
- a CDS encoding trehalase-like domain-containing protein: MTLTHAVEASPAAAPETSGTAPEALPLDVRRRVSALARSSNLLVTCDYDGALAPTDASASRPLPQAVRALRDLADLPGTTCAVISARPLADLATLSRLPAEIHLIGSHGTDYDTTLDRPLQAADKATALEQLRDQVEATATCYLGGGHGEEPVFLRLNGPDTGIRVGSEPTVAAHRVADTPAAAQLLTALAAERRAWVFGERPTPIERMSLLSNQSAVALVGPDARLAWFCHPEPDSPAVFAEVLGGRSAGVFAIAPAHGGRPLGQRYEAGTMTVRTRFSRLETTDYLARTETAGRTDLVRVVSGVVPATVEFAPRPDFGRAPVHLVPVEGGLRVEGGDFPMVLFSPGVDWHVSGDGTHDTARATVHPTSERPVVLELRCGTTDTAPSGTGEPERRRATHEHWTDWVRDLDLPVTARDLALRSALTLRGLCTPTGGVMAAATTSLPEEIGGVRNWDYRYCWLRDGALTVQSLVSLGSTTEAERFLDWVHDVVATLPGPELLRPLYSLRGTDLGPEEVIETLSGYAGSRPVRVGNLADHQVQLDVFGPIVELITHLSAARGHLADRDWDLVEQMCAAVARRWDEPDHGIWEERDEPRQRVYSKVMCWVSLDRALALAADYGRAADPAWAELRERISAEVLESGWNEQAQAYTTAYDGTDLDAASLHIGLSGMIDPSDERFQATVTAIEAQLRSGPTVYRYHRDDGLPGGEGGFHLCTTWLIEAYVLTGRRAEAEELFKHLVDCAGPTGLIPEEFDPVTERALGNHPQAYSHLGLIRCAQLLDRD, translated from the coding sequence GTGACGCTCACCCACGCGGTCGAGGCGAGCCCGGCGGCAGCGCCGGAGACGTCCGGCACGGCTCCCGAAGCCCTGCCACTGGACGTGCGCCGACGCGTGTCGGCGTTGGCCCGCTCCTCCAACCTCCTCGTCACCTGTGACTACGACGGCGCCCTGGCCCCCACGGACGCCTCCGCCTCGCGGCCCCTCCCCCAGGCGGTCCGCGCCCTGCGCGACCTGGCCGACCTGCCCGGCACCACCTGCGCCGTCATCTCCGCCCGCCCCCTGGCCGACCTGGCGACCCTGTCGCGCCTGCCCGCCGAGATCCACCTCATCGGCTCCCACGGCACCGACTACGACACCACCCTGGACCGCCCCCTCCAGGCCGCCGACAAGGCCACCGCGCTGGAGCAGCTCCGCGACCAGGTCGAGGCGACCGCCACGTGCTACCTCGGCGGCGGCCACGGCGAGGAACCGGTCTTCCTGCGCCTGAACGGCCCCGACACCGGCATCCGTGTCGGGAGCGAGCCCACGGTGGCCGCCCACCGCGTCGCGGACACCCCCGCCGCCGCCCAGCTCCTCACCGCCCTGGCCGCCGAGCGCCGCGCCTGGGTCTTCGGGGAACGCCCCACCCCGATCGAACGCATGAGCCTGCTGTCCAACCAGAGCGCCGTCGCGCTCGTCGGCCCCGACGCCCGCCTGGCCTGGTTCTGCCACCCCGAGCCCGACTCCCCCGCCGTGTTCGCCGAGGTCCTCGGCGGGCGCAGCGCCGGCGTGTTCGCGATCGCCCCCGCCCACGGCGGGCGCCCCCTGGGCCAGCGCTACGAGGCCGGCACCATGACCGTGCGCACCCGCTTCTCCCGGCTGGAGACCACCGACTACCTCGCCCGCACCGAGACCGCCGGGCGTACCGACCTCGTGCGCGTGGTGTCCGGCGTGGTCCCCGCCACCGTGGAGTTCGCCCCCCGCCCCGACTTCGGCCGCGCGCCCGTGCACTTGGTCCCCGTCGAGGGCGGCCTGCGCGTGGAGGGCGGCGACTTCCCGATGGTGCTGTTCTCGCCCGGCGTGGACTGGCACGTCAGCGGCGACGGCACCCACGACACCGCCCGCGCCACCGTCCACCCCACCTCCGAGCGCCCGGTCGTGCTCGAACTGCGCTGCGGCACCACCGACACCGCGCCGAGCGGGACCGGGGAGCCGGAGCGCCGCCGTGCCACCCACGAGCACTGGACCGACTGGGTGCGCGACCTCGACCTGCCGGTCACCGCCCGGGACCTGGCCCTGCGCTCCGCGCTCACCCTGCGCGGGCTGTGCACCCCCACCGGGGGCGTGATGGCCGCCGCGACCACCTCCCTGCCCGAGGAGATCGGCGGGGTCCGCAACTGGGACTACCGGTACTGCTGGCTGCGCGACGGCGCCCTGACCGTGCAGTCCCTGGTCTCCCTGGGATCCACCACCGAGGCCGAGAGGTTCCTGGACTGGGTGCACGACGTGGTCGCCACCCTGCCCGGCCCCGAGCTGCTGCGCCCGCTGTACAGCCTGCGCGGCACCGACCTGGGCCCGGAGGAGGTCATCGAGACGCTGTCCGGCTACGCGGGCTCCCGCCCGGTCCGGGTCGGCAACCTCGCCGACCACCAGGTCCAGCTGGACGTGTTCGGCCCCATCGTCGAGCTCATCACCCACCTGTCGGCGGCCCGCGGACACCTGGCCGACCGGGACTGGGACCTGGTCGAGCAGATGTGCGCCGCCGTCGCGCGGCGCTGGGACGAGCCCGACCACGGCATCTGGGAGGAGCGCGACGAACCCCGCCAGCGCGTCTACTCCAAGGTGATGTGCTGGGTGAGCCTGGACCGCGCCCTGGCCCTGGCCGCCGACTACGGGCGCGCGGCCGACCCGGCCTGGGCCGAGCTGCGCGAGCGGATCTCGGCGGAGGTGCTGGAGTCGGGGTGGAACGAGCAGGCGCAGGCCTACACCACCGCCTACGACGGCACCGACCTGGACGCCGCGTCGCTGCACATCGGACTGTCCGGCATGATCGACCCCTCCGACGAGCGCTTCCAGGCGACGGTGACCGCGATCGAGGCGCAGCTGCGCAGCGGCCCCACGGTCTACCGGTACCACCGCGACGACGGCCTGCCCGGGGGCGAGGGCGGCTTCCACCTGTGCACGACGTGGCTGATCGAGGCCTACGTGCTGACCGGCCGGCGCGCCGAGGCCGAGGAACTGTTCAAGCACCTGGTGGACTGCGCCGGACCGACCGGGCTGATCCCGGAGGAGTTCGACCCGGTGACCGAGCGGGCGCTGGGCAACCACCCGCAGGCGTACTCGCACCTCGGGCTCATCCGCTGCGCCCAGCTCCTGGACCGGGACTAG
- a CDS encoding class I SAM-dependent methyltransferase, whose product MSETQSPAGPFSALRLDERLRDTRLFFSQALRTFHATGSIVPSSRALADALAEFVRERPDPAQPLRILEAGAGTGAISRGIAAAMIPGDSVDLVEANPEFAAHLEGLLTTDPELSRIADSARVHAKLVNEMGPDRRYDAIVSGLPFANFTADEVREILDYYFEVLEPGGTLSFYGYLYTKEVKAVIARREDYLRQARTSWVVQDWIDRYGIRTDTVFANLPPAWVHHLRKPV is encoded by the coding sequence ATGTCCGAGACCCAGAGCCCCGCCGGACCGTTTTCCGCCCTCAGACTCGACGAGCGCCTGCGTGACACCAGGTTGTTCTTCAGCCAGGCGCTGCGGACCTTCCACGCGACCGGTTCCATCGTGCCGAGCAGCCGGGCGCTGGCCGACGCGCTGGCCGAGTTCGTCCGCGAGCGCCCCGACCCCGCACAGCCACTGCGCATCCTGGAGGCCGGCGCCGGAACCGGCGCGATCAGCCGCGGGATCGCCGCCGCCATGATCCCGGGCGACAGCGTCGACCTGGTCGAGGCCAATCCCGAGTTCGCCGCCCACCTGGAGGGGCTGCTCACCACCGATCCCGAGCTGTCGCGGATCGCCGACAGCGCCCGGGTCCACGCCAAGCTCGTCAACGAGATGGGCCCGGACCGCCGCTACGACGCGATCGTCTCCGGGCTGCCCTTCGCCAACTTCACCGCCGACGAGGTCAGGGAGATCCTCGACTACTACTTCGAGGTCCTCGAACCCGGCGGCACCCTGTCCTTCTACGGCTACCTGTACACCAAGGAGGTCAAGGCGGTCATCGCCCGGCGCGAGGACTACCTCCGCCAGGCGCGGACCAGTTGGGTGGTCCAGGACTGGATCGACCGCTACGGCATCCGCACCGACACGGTGTTCGCCAACCTCCCGCCCGCGTGGGTGCACCACCTGCGCAAGCCGGTCTGA
- a CDS encoding SDR family NAD(P)-dependent oxidoreductase has translation MSAAQSTPQDSSQDSSAPRTALVTGASSGIGEEFARRLAQRGYGLVVVARREDALHALAGEIGERYGTDVETLSADLGTREGVDAVAARLRRDGTDGAAPIDLLVNNAGRGDGGAFAEQDPEDIDAMIDLNVRAVLQLARAVLPVQIARREAGETARLGVVNVSSLAGEPAANPGGSVYGGGKKFVTLWSESVAAEVRRKGVHVTVVLPGFVRTDMTRRVQEQGLPEFAFVPKEQIVRETLRAWSAGRSQVVPGGQYKTADGLLKVLPRSLVRVLARRMA, from the coding sequence ATGAGCGCAGCGCAGAGCACCCCGCAGGACTCCTCGCAGGACTCCTCCGCCCCCAGGACCGCGCTGGTCACCGGTGCCTCCAGCGGGATCGGTGAGGAGTTCGCCCGCCGCCTGGCCCAGCGCGGCTACGGCCTGGTGGTGGTCGCGCGGCGCGAGGACGCCCTGCACGCGCTGGCCGGGGAGATCGGTGAGCGCTACGGCACCGACGTGGAGACGCTGTCCGCCGACCTCGGTACGCGCGAGGGGGTCGACGCGGTCGCCGCGCGCCTGCGGCGGGACGGCACGGACGGGGCCGCGCCCATCGACCTGCTCGTCAACAACGCCGGGCGCGGGGACGGCGGCGCCTTCGCCGAGCAGGACCCCGAGGACATCGACGCCATGATCGACCTCAACGTGCGCGCCGTCCTTCAGCTGGCCCGCGCCGTCCTGCCGGTCCAGATCGCCCGGCGCGAAGCGGGTGAGACCGCGCGGCTGGGCGTGGTCAACGTGTCGTCGCTGGCCGGGGAGCCCGCGGCCAACCCCGGCGGATCGGTCTACGGCGGCGGTAAGAAGTTCGTCACCCTGTGGAGCGAGAGCGTGGCCGCCGAGGTCCGGCGGAAGGGCGTCCACGTCACCGTGGTCCTGCCCGGGTTCGTGCGCACGGACATGACGCGCCGGGTGCAGGAGCAGGGACTGCCGGAGTTCGCGTTCGTTCCCAAGGAGCAGATCGTGCGCGAGACCCTGCGGGCGTGGTCCGCGGGCCGCTCCCAGGTGGTTCCGGGCGGGCAGTACAAGACGGCGGACGGCCTGCTCAAGGTGCTGCCCCGCAGCCTGGTCAGGGTCCTCGCCCGGCGGATGGCCTGA
- a CDS encoding phosphoribosyl-ATP diphosphatase: MKTFEELFAELSEKARSRPEGSGTVAQLDAGVHAIGKKVVEEAAEVWMAAEYESDENAAEEISQLLYHLQVLMLARGLRLEDVYKHL; this comes from the coding sequence ATGAAGACCTTCGAAGAGCTGTTCGCCGAGCTGTCCGAGAAGGCGCGCTCCCGCCCCGAGGGGTCCGGGACCGTCGCCCAACTCGACGCCGGCGTCCATGCCATCGGCAAGAAGGTCGTCGAGGAGGCCGCAGAGGTCTGGATGGCCGCCGAGTACGAGTCGGACGAGAACGCGGCCGAAGAGATCTCGCAGCTCCTCTACCACCTCCAGGTCCTGATGCTGGCCCGCGGCCTGCGCCTCGAGGACGTCTACAAGCATCTCTAG
- the hisG gene encoding ATP phosphoribosyltransferase produces the protein MSDLLRIAVPNKGQLSEPAVEMLREAGYRQRKSSRDLVMIDPDNETEFFFLRPKDIAVYVGEGILQAGITGRDMLLDSGAPVDEVLALGFGGSTFRFAAPGGADMKVSDLNGKRIATSFDGLLRSYLQERGVDARVIHLDGAVESSVQLGVADAVADVVSTGTTLRQAGMDTFGEPILVSEAVVIRPSDAGDDPKIEQLLRRLRGVLVARDYVMMDYDVHAERLEAAVDLTPGMEGPTVSPLHREGWVAVRSMVPRKDAQRIMDDLWELGARAILVTDIYACRL, from the coding sequence ATGTCCGACCTGTTGAGAATCGCCGTGCCCAACAAGGGCCAGCTCTCCGAACCCGCGGTCGAGATGCTGCGCGAGGCCGGGTACCGGCAGCGCAAGAGCAGCCGCGACCTCGTCATGATCGACCCCGACAACGAGACCGAGTTCTTCTTCCTGCGCCCCAAGGACATCGCCGTCTACGTCGGCGAGGGCATCCTCCAGGCCGGGATCACCGGCCGCGACATGCTGCTGGACTCCGGCGCGCCGGTCGACGAGGTCCTCGCCCTCGGCTTCGGCGGGTCCACGTTCCGCTTCGCCGCGCCGGGCGGCGCGGACATGAAGGTCTCCGACCTCAACGGCAAGCGCATCGCGACGTCCTTCGACGGACTCCTGCGCTCCTACCTGCAGGAGAGGGGCGTCGACGCGCGGGTCATCCACCTGGACGGCGCCGTGGAGAGCTCGGTGCAGCTCGGCGTGGCCGACGCGGTCGCCGACGTCGTGTCCACCGGCACCACCCTGCGCCAGGCGGGCATGGACACCTTCGGCGAACCGATCCTGGTCTCCGAGGCCGTCGTGATCCGCCCCAGCGACGCCGGGGACGACCCCAAGATCGAGCAGCTGCTGCGGCGGCTGCGCGGCGTCCTGGTCGCCCGCGACTACGTGATGATGGACTACGACGTGCACGCCGAGCGCCTGGAGGCGGCGGTCGACCTCACCCCGGGCATGGAGGGGCCGACGGTCTCGCCGCTGCACCGCGAGGGCTGGGTCGCGGTCCGGTCGATGGTGCCGCGCAAGGACGCCCAGCGCATCATGGACGACCTCTGGGAGCTCGGGGCCCGCGCCATCCTGGTCACCGACATCTACGCCTGCCGCCTCTGA
- a CDS encoding DMT family transporter: protein MTWLFISGAVITEVGGTLSLRMASQENANKWWFAAVAAGYLAAFGMLTLALAGGMTVGVAYGIWAASGVALTALASRVLFDEPLTKVMVLGIGLIIAGVLLIELGSGH from the coding sequence ATGACCTGGCTCTTCATCTCCGGGGCGGTGATCACCGAGGTCGGCGGCACGCTGTCGCTGCGGATGGCCTCCCAGGAGAACGCGAACAAGTGGTGGTTCGCGGCCGTGGCCGCCGGCTACCTGGCCGCGTTCGGCATGCTCACCCTGGCCCTGGCCGGCGGCATGACGGTCGGCGTCGCCTACGGGATCTGGGCCGCCTCGGGCGTCGCGCTCACGGCGCTCGCCTCCCGCGTGCTCTTCGACGAGCCCCTCACCAAGGTCATGGTGCTGGGCATCGGCCTGATCATCGCCGGCGTCCTGCTCATCGAGCTGGGTTCGGGACACTGA
- a CDS encoding DMT family transporter, which yields MKQWLSLLAAILLEVTATLSLRAALDHPAWFAVVALGYLGAFVALSHVLRLGMGVGVAYGVWAATGVALTAVLATFLFGDPLTASMGLGIALVIGGVLCVELGSQAAHAAAPEQEGTNA from the coding sequence ATGAAGCAGTGGCTGTCCCTGCTGGCCGCGATCCTCCTGGAGGTCACCGCGACCCTCTCCCTGCGCGCCGCGCTCGACCACCCCGCCTGGTTCGCCGTGGTCGCCCTCGGCTACCTCGGCGCGTTCGTCGCGCTCTCCCACGTCCTGCGCCTGGGGATGGGCGTCGGCGTCGCCTACGGCGTGTGGGCCGCGACCGGCGTCGCTCTCACCGCCGTCCTGGCCACGTTCCTCTTCGGCGACCCCCTGACCGCGTCCATGGGCCTGGGCATCGCCCTGGTCATCGGCGGCGTGCTGTGCGTGGAACTCGGCTCCCAGGCCGCGCACGCCGCCGCGCCCGAGCAGGAAGGGACGAACGCATGA
- a CDS encoding TetR/AcrR family transcriptional regulator, translated as MARSTRTRILDGALDLLRAEGGGSVTLDAAARQAGLTKPGLMYHFPTKEALKLGIVDHVAARWEEMLLDRLGGPLEGTSPHQRTRAYVEVALTAPFDRADYAVCTDALYRDAFHQMWERRFEPWLLLPDDLPARDRARLTAARLLADGYWTAAATDVFPVLERDRAELVAITDDLLRDESP; from the coding sequence ATGGCACGCAGCACGAGGACACGGATCCTGGACGGCGCACTCGACCTGCTCCGGGCCGAAGGGGGCGGGAGCGTCACCCTGGACGCCGCCGCCAGGCAGGCGGGGCTGACCAAGCCCGGGCTGATGTACCACTTCCCGACCAAGGAGGCCCTGAAGCTCGGCATCGTCGACCACGTCGCCGCCCGGTGGGAGGAGATGCTGCTCGACCGCCTGGGCGGACCGCTCGAAGGCACCTCGCCGCACCAGCGCACGCGCGCCTACGTGGAGGTCGCGCTGACCGCCCCGTTCGACCGCGCCGACTACGCGGTCTGCACCGACGCGCTGTACCGCGACGCCTTCCACCAGATGTGGGAGCGCCGCTTCGAGCCCTGGCTGCTCCTGCCCGACGACCTGCCGGCCCGGGACCGCGCCAGGCTCACCGCCGCGCGACTCCTGGCGGACGGCTACTGGACGGCCGCCGCCACCGACGTCTTCCCCGTCCTGGAACGCGACCGCGCGGAGCTGGTCGCGATCACCGACGACCTGCTGAGAGACGAGAGCCCATGA
- a CDS encoding DoxX family protein, with translation MFRSIPVPAPVRTAAPLALGGLFLGAGLLHFLAPKPFEAIMPRALPAPRAWVYGSGAVELACGAGLLTRRRWAGPASAALLLAVWPANVQMALDAGSGRLPSAADHPVVAWGRVPLQIPLIWAALQSRPSKGEE, from the coding sequence ATGTTCCGTTCGATTCCCGTCCCGGCCCCGGTCCGCACGGCCGCTCCACTCGCCCTCGGCGGGCTCTTCCTGGGAGCGGGCCTGCTGCACTTCCTGGCACCGAAGCCGTTCGAGGCGATCATGCCGCGGGCGCTGCCCGCCCCACGCGCCTGGGTCTACGGCAGCGGCGCGGTCGAACTGGCCTGCGGCGCCGGCCTGCTCACCCGACGGCGGTGGGCCGGCCCCGCGAGCGCGGCACTGTTGCTGGCCGTCTGGCCGGCCAACGTCCAGATGGCCCTCGACGCGGGATCGGGGCGCCTGCCGTCGGCGGCCGACCACCCCGTGGTCGCCTGGGGCCGGGTGCCGCTCCAGATCCCGCTGATCTGGGCCGCGCTCCAGTCGCGCCCCTCCAAGGGCGAGGAATAG